The following nucleotide sequence is from Lacinutrix sp. Hel_I_90.
AAGTAATTGAAGTGAACTTAAAATCTGTTTTCAATATGACGAAGGCGGTACAACGTACGATGTTAAAGCAACGTAAAGGCTCAATTATTAATATGAGTTCGGTTGTAGGGGTTAAAGGAAATGCAGGGCAAACCAATTATGCGGCGTCTAAAGCTGGAATTATAGGGTTTTCAAAATCTGTTGCTTTAGAATTGGGGTCAAGAAATATTAGAAGTAATGTGATTGCTCCTGGGTTTATTGAGACAGAAATGACTGCGAAATTAGATGAAGAAACAGTAAAAAACTGGAGAAATGCCATTCCTTTAAAACGTGGCGGGACGCCAGAAGATATTGCAAATGTTTGTGTGTTCTTAGCGAGCGACATGTCTGCTTATGTTACTGGGCAAACCATAAACGTAGACGGCGGAATGTTAACTTAAACTTTATAGAAAATATATGAAAAAGATATTAATAGTACTCAGCTTAATAGTAAGTTCTACAGTTTTAGCTCAAGACTGGACGACCTATGAGAATAAAGACTTCAATTTTAGTGTTGATTTACCTGGTGAGCCAAAAATGGTGAATCAAGAGGTGCCAACAGAAGTTGGAGATTTAACGATGAATATGTTTATGGTTGATGCATCTACTGCAGAGGGGAGTAGTGAAAACTTAATATACATGGTAATTCATACTAAATACCCTATAAATCAGGATGAAGTTGATGACAGTAAGATTGAAACCATGTTAGATGGTTCTGTAGATGGAGCGGTTGGCAATGTACAAGGAAAACTTGTTTATGCAAATAAAATTGAACTAAACGGTAGTCCTGGTAGAGCGGCTAAAATAGAAGTTCAAGGGGCTTTTATGTATATGAATATGTATTTAAAGGATAGTGCTTTATATGCTGTACAGACCATTTGTTTAGTTGAAAATGACGACAATGACGACATTAACAAGTTTTTTGATTCTTTTAAATTAAATAAAGTAGAATAATCATTGTCTACACAAGTCATTCTATATATCATATTAGCTGGAATAATAGCGCTTTTATTAGCGCTATTCCAATATAAATACAAAGCAAAAGGAAATTCTAAAAAGAATGGGCTTTTTGCTTTGTTACGTTTTATAAGCGTTTTTGGGGTTTTATTACTACTTATTAACCCCAAATTTGAACAAGTTACGGTTTATAATGAAAAACCAAATTTGGTTGTAGCAGTAGATAACTCTAAGTCTATTCCACATTTAAATCAGACAGAAAATGTGTCAGACATTGTTGCGGCTATTAAAAAAAACAAAATCTTAAATAAAGCCTTCAATATTGATGTGTTTTCCTTTGGAAGCACCCTGAATGCAACTGATTCCTTGAGTTTTACTGAAGAACAAACAAGCATAGATAAAGTCTTTAATGGGCTGAATCAGATTTATAAAAACACCATAGCGCCAACTCTTTTAATAACCGATGGTAATCAAACCTATGGTAATGACTATGAGTATTCTGCAAAACAATACAAGCAGCCTGTTTACCCAATAGTTTTAGGCGATACCACTGCTTATACCGATTTAAAAATTAAGCAACTAAACGTTAATAAATACGCCTTTTTAAAAAACAGATTTCCCATTGAAACTATTGTAGTTTATAATGGGGAAGAAACAGTGAACACGACATTTGTAGTCACTTCTGGGAACACAACAGTATTTTCAAAACCGGTAACATTAAGTAAAACAGATAATTCGCAGGTAATTAATTTTACTTTACCAGCAAATGCTGTTGGAGTAAAAACATATCGTGCAACTATTTTGCCAAGTACAAGTGAAAAAAACAAGAGTAATAATAGTCGAAATTTCGCAGTAGAAGTCATTGATGAAAAAACAAATGTCGCGATTGTAAGTAGTATTTTACATCCAGATTTGGGGGCTTTAAAAAAGAGTATCGAAAGTAATGAACAGCGTAACGTATCATTATTAAAGCCGCAAGAAGTAATAAATAAACTAAATGATTTTCAATTGGTTATATTGTATCAGCCAAACAATTCATTTAAGAATTTGTTTGAAGCCATGAAACTTCAAAACAAGAATAAATTTATCATTGCTGGACCAAAAACGGATTGGCGTTTTCTAAATTCAGTAAATGCGCATTACAAACAAGATATCAACAATGAAAAAGAAGAGTATCAACCGGTTTTAAATACCAATTATAACACTTTTATTGTTGATGATTTAGACTTTGAATCCTTTCCGCCGCTAAAGGCCTCATTTGGAGATCTTGAATTTTCTGTGCCAATAGAAACGATTCTTTATAAAAAGTTAGGGAGTTTAGATACTGAACAGCCACTACTAGCGACTTTTGAAACCAATGGCAGCCGTGAAGCTATTCTGTTGGGAGAAAATATTTGGAAATGGAGAGCACAGAGTTTTGTAAACGAAAAGAACTTTAATGCGTTTGATGATTTTTTAGGTAAATTGATTCAGTATTTGGCTTCTAACAAACGAAAAAACAGATTGAACCTAGATTATGAATCGTTTTATCAAGGGAATAATAATGTGATACTTTCGGCACAGTTTTTCAATAAGAACTATGAATTTGATGCCAATGAAAACCTTACTATTACCTTAAGAGATAAGGAGTCAAAACAATCGCGAACCATCCCATTAATACTTAAAAATAATAATTATCAAGTAGATTTAAGTAGCTTACCTGCTTCAGATTATAGTTTTACTGTAAAGGCAACAAGCGAGAACATTTCAAAGTCTGGAAATTTTAAAATTTTAGAATATAATGTGGAGCAACAGTTTTTGAATGCTGATGTTGCAAAGTTAAAGCGGTTAGCATCTCAAAGTCAGGGACAAAGCTATTTTGTTAACAATTACACGTCGCTTTTTGAAAATTTAGTAAACGATAATCGTTTCAAACCAATACAAAAAAGCAGTAAAAATATTGTACCTTTAATCGATTGGAAATACTTGCTAGGTCTAATAGCCTTAGCCTTAGCTATCGAGTGGTTTCTGAGAAAATATAACGGATTAATATAATTAAATAATTTAATAGAAATGGAAAGATTACCAAAAATAGGAATACCAATTATTATAGGAGTAATTATACTCATCATTATTTTAGCAAAATCAGCTGTAACTATAGACTCTGGTCAAGCAGGGGTGCTTTATAAAACATTTGACAATGGTGTTGTAACAGATAAACCGCCTTTAGGTGAAGGATTTCATATTGTAGCACCTTGGAACGAAGTAATTATTTACGAAGTGCGTCAGCAAGAACTTTTTGAGAAAATGAAAGTATTGTCATCAAATGGTTTAGATATTATATTAGAAACCACTGCTTGGTACATGCCAAATCCAGTAGATTTAGGGAAATTACATCAAGAAAAAGGGGCAGATTATTTGGATAGAATTATTAAACCAGCATTGAGATCTGCAGCGAGAAGTGTGGTTGGTCGTTATACGCCAGAGCAACTGTATTCTAGTAAAAGAGATATTATTCAAAATGAAATTTTTGATGAAACAAAAAAAATTCTGGATGATCAATACATTATATTGAATGATGTCTTAGTTAGAGATGTTACCTTACCTCCAACAATTAAAGATGCTATTGAGCGTAAATTAAAGCAAGAACAAGAATCTTTAGAATACGAATTCAGATTGGTAACCGCAGCTAAAGAGGCTGAAAAAGTAATTATTGAAGCTGAAGGAAAAGCAGAATCAAATAGAATTTTAAGTGCTTCTTTAACAGATAAAATTTTACAGGATAAAGGTATTGATGCCACTATGAAATTAGCAGAATCACCAAACAGTAAAGTTATTGTTATTGGTTCTGGAGACTCTGGATTACCTATTATATTAGGGAACCAATAAAATTTTTATAAAAGATTAGGATTTGTAATAATTATTTTACAATCTTTGCAAAGAACAAAAACAGAAATGACCTTTATTCAATCTCATCATCATCATTTTCATACTTGCCATCAAGCGAGCTGAAAGTGTATTGAATAAAATCAACATATTTTTAAACCCGTTTGAGCGAATCAAGCGGGTTTTTGTATTTCTAACCTTTTTGATTTTGCTCAAATTTAATAAAAGACCCCGCTTCCTCGGGAGGTTATTATGAGTAAACTAAAAATTGCAGTTCAAAAATCAGGGCGTTTAAACGAAGATTCCA
It contains:
- the fabG gene encoding 3-oxoacyl-[acyl-carrier-protein] reductase, giving the protein MKLLDGKTAIITGASRGIGKGIAEVFAQQGANVAFTYSSSVEAANELEKELNALGVKAKGYKSNAASFDEAQELAEVVLKEFGSIDVLVNNAGITKDNLLMRMGEEDFDKVIEVNLKSVFNMTKAVQRTMLKQRKGSIINMSSVVGVKGNAGQTNYAASKAGIIGFSKSVALELGSRNIRSNVIAPGFIETEMTAKLDEETVKNWRNAIPLKRGGTPEDIANVCVFLASDMSAYVTGQTINVDGGMLT
- a CDS encoding prohibitin family protein yields the protein MERLPKIGIPIIIGVIILIIILAKSAVTIDSGQAGVLYKTFDNGVVTDKPPLGEGFHIVAPWNEVIIYEVRQQELFEKMKVLSSNGLDIILETTAWYMPNPVDLGKLHQEKGADYLDRIIKPALRSAARSVVGRYTPEQLYSSKRDIIQNEIFDETKKILDDQYIILNDVLVRDVTLPPTIKDAIERKLKQEQESLEYEFRLVTAAKEAEKVIIEAEGKAESNRILSASLTDKILQDKGIDATMKLAESPNSKVIVIGSGDSGLPIILGNQ